The Pantoea phytobeneficialis genome has a segment encoding these proteins:
- the opgB gene encoding phosphatidylglycerol--membrane-oligosaccharide glycerophosphotransferase codes for MSEVLSVVLFLAAIAVYSHKAGRNKFWFGVILLLLTLFIVLNITLFASNYFTGDGINDAVLYTLTNSLTGAGVSKYVVPAIGIIIALFLLFCLLTWLLRRRKQKHHLGWSLLAIACAAGSVQTTPAFRQVKDLIASHNRLADSDFETYYKTPKSVISEPKLNLVYIYGESLERTYFNEKTFPGLAPELSREKDQSLDFSNTEQLPGTDYTIAGMVGSQCGIPLFAPFQDNASAALSSFFPQNICLGDILKNSGYENWFIQGADLRFAGKDTFLKSHGFDPAHMYGAQELKDRVADPDYRNNWGYYDDTVMDEVFKKYEELSRQQKRFALFTLTVDTHHPDGFISRTCQHKSYSYDGKPNQSFSAVACSQEHVARLIERIKASPWFKNTIIVVTSDHLAMNNTAHQYLIQQPRHDLFMVIRGDQPEAKVLDGKRSTLDNGATVLDILGGDKAIGLGRSGLSSPSLSAQFDNMTQKVLSWKPDIIQLWNFPSKLDAFTIDQQKNTFSFSGTTFKLPILFRVGDKRVEPLPEGEYSAPLRYQLADFTAAEKFVWVDRCFKMARLWQPDLALSSDLCLAMGQMGGQPTVTRIDKPVWKGKAIFPLTTLSDAQYQHNEQQIRIEDNAIRYSADSFMLNVPGAPQSVKSFTGISRPELWGRWSNANLAPEVNIEYVDPLPGSFDVVITARAFGPNAHRPIPVRVGDQQQELTLGDDVSTTTLHFTNPGGSHNLIIAPPEPQLSNVGNIIGQDPRKLGIGMVDIKIIPQPQG; via the coding sequence TTGTCCGAAGTATTATCGGTTGTACTTTTTTTAGCTGCGATTGCAGTCTATTCCCACAAAGCCGGACGTAATAAGTTCTGGTTTGGTGTGATTTTGCTTCTTCTTACCCTGTTCATCGTGCTCAACATCACGCTGTTTGCCAGCAACTATTTTACTGGCGACGGGATTAATGACGCGGTGCTCTATACCCTGACTAACAGCCTGACCGGTGCGGGCGTCAGCAAATACGTGGTGCCGGCGATCGGTATCATCATTGCCTTATTTCTCCTGTTCTGTCTGCTCACATGGCTGCTACGTCGTCGCAAACAGAAACACCATCTTGGCTGGAGTCTGTTGGCTATTGCCTGTGCTGCGGGCTCAGTGCAAACCACTCCGGCATTTCGTCAGGTGAAGGATTTAATTGCTTCCCATAATCGACTGGCGGATTCCGATTTCGAGACTTACTACAAGACGCCAAAATCGGTGATTAGCGAGCCAAAGCTCAACCTGGTCTATATCTATGGCGAAAGTCTGGAGCGAACCTACTTTAACGAAAAAACGTTCCCCGGCCTGGCACCCGAGCTGAGTCGTGAAAAAGATCAAAGCCTGGATTTCAGCAACACCGAACAACTGCCCGGCACGGATTACACCATCGCCGGTATGGTCGGCTCACAATGTGGGATTCCGCTGTTTGCTCCGTTCCAGGACAATGCGTCGGCCGCACTGTCCAGCTTCTTCCCACAAAATATCTGTCTCGGCGATATCCTGAAGAATTCCGGCTACGAGAACTGGTTTATTCAGGGTGCCGACCTGCGCTTTGCCGGTAAAGATACCTTCCTGAAATCGCATGGTTTTGACCCGGCACATATGTACGGTGCGCAGGAACTGAAAGATCGCGTGGCTGACCCTGACTATCGCAACAACTGGGGTTATTACGATGATACCGTGATGGATGAAGTGTTTAAGAAGTATGAGGAACTGTCGCGGCAGCAGAAACGCTTTGCGCTCTTTACCCTCACCGTCGATACCCACCACCCGGACGGTTTTATTTCCCGTACCTGCCAACATAAAAGCTACAGCTATGATGGCAAACCAAATCAGTCATTCAGTGCGGTGGCCTGCTCTCAGGAACATGTGGCGCGACTGATTGAACGTATTAAAGCCTCGCCGTGGTTTAAAAACACCATCATTGTGGTGACGTCCGATCACCTGGCGATGAATAACACCGCGCATCAATATCTGATCCAGCAACCACGCCATGACCTGTTTATGGTGATCCGTGGCGATCAGCCTGAAGCGAAGGTGCTGGATGGCAAGCGCAGCACGCTGGATAACGGTGCCACCGTGTTGGATATTCTCGGTGGCGATAAAGCCATTGGCCTTGGCCGCAGCGGCCTCAGTTCCCCTTCGCTTTCCGCGCAGTTTGATAACATGACGCAGAAGGTGTTGTCATGGAAACCGGATATCATCCAGCTGTGGAATTTCCCCAGCAAGCTCGATGCCTTCACCATCGACCAGCAGAAGAACACTTTCAGCTTCTCAGGTACCACCTTCAAGCTGCCGATTCTGTTCCGCGTGGGCGATAAACGCGTGGAACCGCTGCCAGAAGGTGAGTATTCCGCGCCGCTGCGTTATCAGCTGGCAGACTTTACCGCTGCGGAGAAGTTCGTCTGGGTGGATCGCTGCTTTAAGATGGCGCGCCTGTGGCAGCCTGATCTGGCACTTTCCAGCGACCTCTGTCTCGCAATGGGGCAGATGGGCGGTCAGCCAACGGTTACGCGTATTGATAAACCGGTGTGGAAGGGAAAAGCGATCTTCCCGCTAACCACCCTCAGCGATGCGCAATATCAGCACAATGAGCAGCAGATCCGTATTGAAGACAACGCCATTCGCTATAGCGCTGACAGCTTTATGCTCAACGTGCCCGGTGCACCGCAAAGCGTGAAAAGCTTCACCGGCATTTCGCGCCCGGAGCTGTGGGGACGTTGGTCCAACGCCAATCTGGCACCGGAAGTGAACATCGAATATGTCGATCCGCTGCCGGGAAGTTTTGATGTGGTGATCACCGCCCGTGCATTTGGCCCCAATGCGCATCGGCCAATTCCGGTTCGCGTTGGCGATCAGCAGCAGGAATTAACCTTGGGTGACGATGTATCGACCACCACGCTGCATTTCACCAATCCCGGCGGCAGCCATAATTTAATTATTGCCCCGCCGGAACCCCAGCTCTCCAATGTGGGAAATATCATCGGCCAGGACCCCCGTAAATTAGGTATTGGCATGGTGGATATTAAAATTATTCCACAACCGCAGGGTTAA
- a CDS encoding tautomerase family protein yields the protein MPLLQFDVIQGRSESELRTLLDAAHRAVLTAFKVPPRDRYQIVHENKRYQMVFQDTGLGFERSDNLVMVRVYTSPRSEEQKTLFMAELARELQENCGVQGNDLMISFITNNKGDWSFADGEAQYLTGKL from the coding sequence ATGCCGTTACTGCAATTTGACGTGATTCAGGGCCGTTCTGAATCAGAATTACGTACTCTGCTGGATGCGGCTCATCGCGCCGTTCTGACTGCTTTTAAAGTCCCACCCCGCGATCGTTATCAGATTGTTCACGAAAACAAAAGATACCAGATGGTTTTTCAGGATACCGGCCTCGGTTTTGAGCGCAGTGACAATCTGGTGATGGTACGGGTCTACACCAGCCCGAGAAGTGAAGAACAGAAAACGCTCTTCATGGCAGAGTTAGCACGCGAGTTACAGGAAAACTGTGGCGTGCAGGGCAATGACCTGATGATCAGTTTTATTACCAATAATAAAGGTGACTGGAGCTTTGCCGATGGCGAAGCGCAGTACCTGACCGGCAAACTCTGA
- a CDS encoding LysR family transcriptional regulator, which produces MKEIKTDALWVHLHWLTVLAELGSFTRAAERLDVSKAAMSQKIKELEEMAGVALVQRTTRSVRLTSAGEKLVDELRDPFARIEQSFFSVRDEAGPVRGMVRVSAPVAFARQQLVPIIGDFLREYPQVRIQLDVTDRLVSLGSEGFDLAIRHSQQLPETHVALPLCETQTLLVASPAYLAEQGTPQTPQALQQHNCLYYPRGLESPQWRFRQLNDASETVLVRIQGNFATNNSESIRDAALQGLGIAMLPDFSASAALAAGTLQRVLPQWQSVDAFADRLWVVRPYAAQVPRAVTTFIHWLRARFVDG; this is translated from the coding sequence ATGAAAGAGATTAAAACCGATGCACTTTGGGTGCACCTGCACTGGCTGACCGTACTGGCTGAGTTGGGGAGCTTTACCCGTGCGGCTGAACGGCTGGACGTCAGTAAGGCGGCGATGAGTCAAAAGATTAAAGAGCTGGAAGAGATGGCGGGCGTCGCGCTGGTGCAACGCACCACCCGCAGCGTACGCCTGACATCTGCCGGAGAAAAGCTGGTGGATGAGCTGCGAGATCCCTTTGCGCGTATTGAGCAGAGTTTTTTCAGCGTGCGTGATGAGGCGGGCCCGGTACGCGGCATGGTTCGTGTCAGCGCCCCCGTAGCCTTTGCCCGGCAGCAATTGGTGCCGATTATCGGCGATTTTTTGCGTGAATATCCGCAGGTGCGTATCCAACTGGATGTGACCGACCGCTTAGTCTCGCTCGGCAGTGAGGGTTTTGATTTGGCGATTCGTCACAGCCAGCAGTTGCCGGAAACGCATGTCGCATTGCCGCTGTGTGAAACCCAGACCTTATTGGTGGCGTCCCCCGCTTACCTGGCGGAGCAGGGTACACCACAAACCCCACAGGCATTGCAGCAGCATAATTGCCTGTACTATCCGCGCGGGCTGGAGTCACCACAGTGGCGTTTCCGTCAACTGAACGACGCCAGCGAAACGGTGCTGGTCAGAATCCAGGGGAATTTTGCCACCAACAATAGCGAATCGATTCGCGATGCGGCGTTGCAGGGGCTGGGCATTGCTATGCTGCCAGATTTCAGCGCCAGCGCGGCGCTGGCGGCGGGTACGTTACAACGGGTTTTACCGCAATGGCAGTCGGTGGACGCCTTCGCCGATCGTTTATGGGTGGTGCGCCCTTATGCGGCCCAGGTGCCACGGGCGGTCACCACCTTTATTCACTGGCTACGCGCGCGCTTTGTTGATGGCTGA
- a CDS encoding glycosyltransferase family 32 protein yields the protein MTKKRLQTARMLWHNWQKIAFTGQMLLQKKQQNSLVAPEYDPSEEDNVVLISAEKELADIPKIVWMYWDDEYLPKSMALNIQKIRQDNPDHQVHLLNRQTVKEVLPDFIFTSPELTLKQKSDAIRLELLLRYGGIAIDCSTLLFEDLAWVHRVHQERPMDVIGFYCEVSTMNYLSPVMENWFLAASPNNPFIREWQKQYAPIKHLGAQRFFSELNKRDDFTLLAQKIAEPEQQLCSLAQQAAMREYRRANIYLRKGEANAYFYQRLSGWNSAAFAKSVLFQQRPHTPPPVIKLSGNERQHLDFNLRLGNYNRTSLLGQMMQPHAPVALVSPSAINKARA from the coding sequence ATGACAAAAAAACGCCTCCAAACTGCCCGTATGCTGTGGCACAACTGGCAGAAAATTGCTTTTACCGGCCAGATGTTACTGCAAAAAAAGCAGCAAAATAGCCTTGTCGCTCCGGAATACGATCCGAGCGAAGAGGATAACGTGGTGTTGATTTCTGCCGAAAAAGAGTTGGCAGATATCCCTAAAATAGTCTGGATGTATTGGGACGATGAATATTTACCGAAATCAATGGCGTTAAATATTCAAAAAATCCGCCAGGATAATCCCGATCATCAGGTGCATTTGTTAAATCGTCAGACGGTAAAAGAAGTCTTGCCCGATTTTATCTTCACTTCACCAGAATTAACGCTGAAACAAAAAAGTGATGCCATTCGGTTGGAATTATTATTACGCTACGGCGGCATCGCCATTGATTGCAGCACTCTGCTGTTTGAAGATCTCGCCTGGGTACATCGTGTGCATCAGGAACGTCCTATGGATGTGATTGGTTTTTATTGCGAAGTCTCAACCATGAATTACCTGTCGCCGGTGATGGAAAACTGGTTTCTCGCCGCCAGCCCCAATAATCCTTTTATCCGCGAATGGCAGAAGCAGTACGCGCCGATTAAACATCTTGGGGCGCAACGTTTCTTCAGTGAATTGAATAAGCGCGATGATTTTACCCTGCTGGCGCAAAAAATTGCCGAGCCAGAGCAGCAACTTTGCTCCCTGGCGCAACAGGCGGCGATGCGTGAATATCGCCGGGCGAATATCTATCTGCGCAAGGGCGAAGCGAATGCCTACTTTTATCAACGCCTGAGCGGCTGGAATAGCGCGGCGTTTGCTAAATCGGTGTTATTTCAGCAGCGCCCGCACACCCCGCCACCGGTGATTAAATTAAGCGGTAATGAACGTCAGCATCTCGACTTCAACCTGCGCCTTGGCAACTACAATCGCACCAGCCTGCTGGGACAAATGATGCAACCCCATGCACCGGTTGCGCTGGTGTCGCCCTCAGCCATCAACAAAGCGCGCGCGTAG
- a CDS encoding WD40 repeat domain-containing protein, with protein sequence MQPDNRGLLAVDKQGNRVLFLNPDTFAVQQELNAFPPRPHELLMLSQWEKAYVPIYGDGIHGDNPHPGHKIAVINLRQRVISGFIDVTPLQAPHSGQLGRDGKVYLCCENSATVAVIDPLTDRLEKTIPLPSHNAHRLALSPSGRKLFTENEEDASITVVDLCEAEGRVIDTILMPGPIAGIAASPKHPYLVASAADAPLLYVVDRQSHRIRQRLRLAGHQQPCQVVRFSADGERLVAIGDHEAVITLFDDLLNPLGDIAVGDKPMDGCFSDDKRTLLIANEGEGSLSVIDLAQLRVVATPQVGTGCEVLSYFTLK encoded by the coding sequence ATGCAGCCTGATAACCGCGGATTACTGGCAGTCGATAAACAGGGCAATCGCGTGTTGTTTCTCAACCCGGACACTTTTGCAGTGCAACAGGAACTGAATGCCTTTCCACCCCGGCCACATGAGTTGTTGATGCTGTCGCAGTGGGAGAAAGCCTATGTCCCGATTTATGGTGATGGCATCCACGGCGATAATCCCCATCCGGGCCACAAAATCGCGGTGATTAATCTGCGTCAGCGGGTGATCAGTGGTTTTATCGATGTTACGCCCTTGCAGGCGCCACACAGCGGGCAACTGGGGCGCGACGGTAAAGTGTATCTCTGCTGCGAAAACAGCGCCACCGTGGCGGTGATTGATCCGCTTACCGATCGGCTGGAGAAAACCATTCCCCTGCCGTCACATAACGCCCACCGGCTGGCACTGTCACCCAGTGGGCGCAAGTTGTTCACTGAAAACGAAGAAGATGCCAGCATTACGGTGGTTGATCTTTGTGAGGCTGAAGGGCGGGTTATCGACACCATTCTGATGCCAGGACCGATTGCCGGTATCGCCGCCTCGCCAAAACATCCTTATCTGGTCGCCAGCGCGGCCGATGCCCCCTTACTTTATGTGGTGGATCGTCAGAGTCATCGCATTCGCCAGCGGTTACGTTTAGCGGGTCATCAGCAACCTTGTCAGGTCGTTCGTTTCAGCGCTGACGGCGAGCGTCTGGTGGCGATTGGCGATCATGAGGCAGTGATTACGCTGTTCGACGATCTTCTCAATCCCTTGGGTGATATCGCCGTGGGTGATAAACCGATGGATGGCTGTTTCAGTGATGACAAACGCACGTTGTTGATTGCCAATGAAGGCGAGGGGTCATTGAGCGTGATCGATTTGGCGCAGTTGAGGGTGGTTGCCACGCCGCAGGTTGGGACGGGTTGTGAGGTGCTGAGTTATTTCACCCTCAAATAA
- a CDS encoding histidine phosphatase family protein: protein MTIILMRHGKPNHPVSGRFTARALADWCEGYDQADICDSPPPRSMAIASQASVIASSPLPRARSSLTRLGLQPHAVDEVFSEVAMPLLPYARLHLPLNVWLALLRLLWLCGYSGHVESVQHARQRAQQAADKLILLSNRGTVLLVGHGIMNKLIARELRKRGWQAEKHASSRHWSSAIYHRPFI from the coding sequence ATGACCATCATTCTTATGCGACATGGCAAACCCAACCATCCGGTGAGCGGGCGCTTTACGGCGCGAGCGCTGGCTGACTGGTGTGAAGGTTACGACCAGGCGGATATCTGTGATTCACCACCACCTCGCAGCATGGCGATCGCCAGCCAGGCCAGTGTCATCGCCTCCAGCCCGTTACCGCGTGCCCGATCCTCACTGACACGCCTGGGGCTACAGCCACATGCAGTGGATGAAGTCTTCAGCGAAGTGGCAATGCCGCTCTTGCCCTACGCAAGGCTACATTTGCCGCTCAATGTCTGGTTGGCGCTGCTGCGCCTGTTGTGGCTATGTGGCTATTCCGGGCATGTGGAATCGGTGCAGCATGCGCGCCAGCGCGCCCAACAGGCTGCCGACAAACTGATTTTGCTATCAAACCGTGGCACCGTGCTGCTGGTTGGCCACGGCATTATGAACAAACTGATTGCACGCGAACTGCGCAAGCGCGGCTGGCAGGCAGAAAAACACGCCAGCAGCCGCCACTGGAGTAGCGCCATTTATCATCGCCCCTTTATTTGA
- a CDS encoding MFS transporter, with translation MTVHHSVSQQRALSSSSAADARLETSSGRKDFWRATLSCWLGTAMEYADFALYGLAAGIIFGDVFFPEASPTMALLSSFATWSVGFIARPIGALLFGWIGDRKGRKVVMITTIILMGASTTLIGLIPSYASIGLWAPACLVLLRFTQGLGAGAELSGGTVMLGEYAPVQRRGLVSSVIALGSNSGTLIASLVWLAVVQMDQQSLLAWGWRIPFLSSVLIALVALWLRRHLRETPVFERQQAELKAERDASLAIHAAPTDTRSFWQRSRAFWTMVGLRIGENGPSYLAQGFIVGYVAKVLMVDKSVPTTAVFIASILGFLIIPLAGWLSDRFGRRITYRGFCLLLMFYAWPAFHLLDSRDPAIVIPVMVVGMALASLGIFGVQAAWGVELFGVKHRYTKMAVAKELGSILSGGTAPLVAAALLSFTGHWWAIAIYFSAMATIGFLTTFVAPETRGRDLNLPDDAI, from the coding sequence ATGACGGTACATCACTCCGTTTCGCAACAACGCGCACTGTCTTCTTCTTCGGCCGCCGATGCGCGGCTCGAAACTTCCTCTGGCCGCAAAGATTTCTGGCGCGCCACCTTATCCTGCTGGTTGGGTACGGCAATGGAGTATGCGGATTTCGCGCTCTATGGCCTTGCTGCCGGCATCATTTTTGGCGATGTATTCTTCCCCGAAGCCAGTCCGACGATGGCGCTGCTCTCCAGTTTTGCCACCTGGTCGGTAGGGTTTATTGCCCGTCCGATTGGCGCGCTCCTGTTCGGCTGGATTGGCGATCGTAAAGGCCGCAAGGTGGTGATGATCACCACCATCATTTTGATGGGTGCCTCTACCACGCTGATTGGTTTAATCCCCTCCTACGCCAGCATTGGTTTGTGGGCACCCGCCTGCCTGGTCCTGTTGCGCTTTACCCAGGGGTTAGGGGCGGGGGCTGAGTTGTCTGGCGGTACGGTGATGCTGGGCGAGTATGCACCGGTGCAACGTCGTGGCCTGGTCTCGTCGGTGATTGCGCTCGGTTCCAACAGCGGTACGCTGATCGCGTCACTGGTCTGGCTGGCGGTGGTGCAGATGGACCAGCAAAGCCTGCTTGCCTGGGGCTGGCGCATTCCGTTCCTCAGTAGCGTGCTGATTGCGCTGGTGGCGTTGTGGCTTCGTCGCCATCTGCGCGAAACCCCGGTATTCGAACGCCAGCAGGCGGAGCTGAAAGCGGAACGTGACGCGAGCCTCGCCATCCATGCCGCACCCACCGATACCCGCAGTTTCTGGCAGCGTAGCCGTGCCTTCTGGACCATGGTTGGCCTGCGTATTGGCGAAAATGGACCATCGTATCTGGCGCAAGGTTTTATCGTGGGTTATGTGGCGAAAGTGCTGATGGTGGACAAATCGGTGCCCACCACTGCGGTTTTTATCGCCTCGATTCTGGGTTTCCTGATCATTCCTTTGGCCGGCTGGCTCTCTGACCGCTTTGGCCGCCGCATTACCTACCGTGGTTTCTGTCTGTTGCTGATGTTCTACGCCTGGCCTGCGTTCCACCTGCTCGATAGCCGTGACCCGGCCATTGTTATTCCAGTGATGGTGGTGGGGATGGCGCTGGCGTCACTCGGTATCTTTGGCGTACAGGCGGCGTGGGGCGTTGAGTTGTTCGGTGTGAAGCATCGTTACACCAAAATGGCGGTGGCAAAAGAGCTGGGGTCTATCCTTTCAGGAGGTACTGCGCCATTGGTGGCTGCGGCGCTGCTGTCGTTTACCGGCCACTGGTGGGCGATTGCTATCTACTTTAGCGCCATGGCAACCATTGGGTTTCTGACCACCTTTGTGGCACCGGAGACGCGCGGGCGTGACCTCAATCTGCCGGATGATGCGATCTGA
- a CDS encoding LacI family DNA-binding transcriptional regulator, producing MAKSSSGNVTRSDVAKAAGTSVAVVSYVINNGPRPVAEATRQRVLEAIKQTGYRPNAVARALASGSTKTFGLIVPNIANPFVASMAHLLLQESLNHGHVMLLGDAGDDRQRELELIQGLLNRQVDGLFYNSVDRHPYIDVIKASGTPFVMLDRVEPQPGVSMLRVNEREAARQVTAHLLSHGYQQVGMISGPLEMLNTQDRIQGWRDAQAEYGLQVDEALIFPTSYTRQGGYDAAWRMMNSNRVPRALFASNEGQAIGCIRAFAESGLRVPHDVALVCFNGTEQSAFHVPTLTTVRQPLREMAQRAIAMLKNWDGEAELAEFPHHLEIGESCGCQLTSRK from the coding sequence TTGGCTAAATCGTCGTCCGGAAATGTCACGCGTAGTGACGTCGCCAAAGCCGCAGGCACCTCTGTGGCGGTGGTGAGTTACGTCATCAACAACGGACCTCGCCCGGTGGCAGAAGCTACACGTCAGCGGGTGCTGGAGGCGATCAAACAAACCGGCTACCGGCCAAATGCCGTGGCGCGTGCGCTGGCATCGGGCAGCACCAAAACCTTTGGCTTGATTGTGCCCAATATTGCCAACCCGTTTGTCGCATCGATGGCGCATCTGTTGTTACAGGAGTCGCTAAACCACGGGCACGTCATGTTGCTGGGCGATGCTGGTGATGATCGTCAGCGCGAGCTGGAGTTGATTCAGGGACTGCTGAATCGTCAGGTCGACGGCCTGTTTTATAACAGCGTCGATCGCCACCCTTATATCGATGTGATCAAAGCCAGTGGGACACCGTTTGTCATGCTCGATCGCGTTGAGCCACAACCCGGCGTCAGCATGCTGCGGGTGAATGAGCGCGAAGCGGCACGTCAGGTGACAGCGCATCTGCTCAGTCACGGTTATCAGCAGGTTGGGATGATCAGTGGTCCACTGGAAATGTTGAATACGCAGGATCGTATTCAGGGCTGGCGTGATGCGCAGGCCGAGTATGGCTTGCAGGTGGATGAGGCGTTGATCTTCCCCACCAGTTATACGCGACAGGGCGGCTACGATGCCGCATGGCGGATGATGAACAGCAACCGGGTGCCGCGTGCGCTTTTTGCCAGCAATGAAGGGCAGGCGATTGGCTGCATTCGTGCCTTTGCTGAATCTGGCTTACGCGTGCCGCACGATGTTGCGTTGGTCTGTTTTAACGGTACTGAGCAGTCGGCCTTTCATGTGCCGACGCTGACAACAGTACGCCAGCCGCTGCGTGAAATGGCGCAGCGCGCAATTGCCATGCTAAAAAACTGGGATGGCGAGGCGGAGCTGGCGGAATTTCCTCACCATCTGGAGATCGGTGAGTCCTGTGGTTGCCAACTAACCAGCCGAAAATAA
- a CDS encoding nucleoside hydrolase, with translation MKRLIIDCDPGNGIAGANTDDGLALALALASPALSVELITTVTGNTPCAVGTQVVKDLLQRLGLNIPVVQGAQQALREDPAPWRARLDGVEDKKLAELWRGVRQPQLLPADGNDAAGVMGQLICDNPGEFTLVAIGPLTNVAQALQRYPQMAEAVAEIVIMGGVFALDDYIKDTNFGLDPEAAHQVLHSGATVTLVPMDVTTQTLLTHQDLSRLTHHQHTLTQFVRETLRPWIDYSIRTRHLPGCWIHDALVVAWLLNQRVADGMDYHVDVELRPGATRGKSWRYRTPLRLDVGIPHDAGALVHVLHSVDNPLLLDIIEQAFNGLNN, from the coding sequence ATGAAAAGATTGATTATTGATTGTGATCCGGGGAATGGCATTGCCGGTGCAAACACCGACGATGGGTTGGCTTTAGCCTTAGCGCTGGCGTCACCTGCTTTGTCAGTGGAATTGATTACCACCGTCACCGGTAATACCCCTTGTGCGGTGGGAACCCAGGTGGTGAAGGATCTGTTGCAGCGACTGGGCCTGAATATTCCGGTGGTGCAGGGTGCCCAGCAGGCATTACGCGAAGACCCGGCACCGTGGCGCGCGCGTCTTGATGGTGTCGAGGACAAAAAACTGGCCGAACTGTGGCGCGGCGTACGTCAGCCACAGCTGTTGCCAGCCGATGGCAATGATGCCGCAGGCGTGATGGGCCAGCTGATTTGTGACAATCCGGGCGAGTTTACCCTGGTGGCGATCGGTCCACTTACCAATGTGGCACAGGCGCTACAACGTTATCCGCAGATGGCGGAAGCGGTGGCGGAGATTGTCATCATGGGCGGCGTATTTGCGCTGGACGATTATATCAAAGACACCAATTTTGGCCTCGACCCGGAAGCGGCGCATCAGGTGCTGCACAGCGGGGCGACGGTGACGCTGGTGCCAATGGATGTCACCACGCAAACGTTGCTGACGCATCAGGATCTCAGCCGTCTTACCCACCATCAACATACACTCACCCAGTTTGTCCGGGAAACGCTGCGACCGTGGATTGATTACTCCATCCGTACCCGCCATTTGCCGGGCTGTTGGATCCACGATGCTTTGGTGGTCGCCTGGCTGTTGAATCAACGTGTCGCCGACGGCATGGATTATCATGTCGATGTGGAATTACGGCCTGGTGCCACGCGGGGTAAAAGTTGGCGTTATCGCACGCCGCTGCGTCTGGATGTGGGCATTCCGCACGATGCCGGCGCGCTGGTACATGTCCTGCACAGCGTCGATAACCCCTTGTTGCTGGACATCATCGAGCAGGCATTTAACGGCCTGAACAACTAA